Proteins from one Streptomyces genisteinicus genomic window:
- a CDS encoding acyl-CoA dehydrogenase family protein yields MSPFSLHLTEEQRDLRDWVHGFAADVVRPAAPEWDEREETPWPVIREAARIGLYGFESLADMYGDPTGLSLQIANEELFWGDAGIGMALFGTSLAVAGIFAAGTPDQLAEWVPQCFGDESDPKVAAFCVSEPGAGSDVSAMRTRARYDEAKDEWVLSGQKAWITNGGIANVHVVVASVDSGLGARGQAAFIVPPGTAGLEGGKKIRKLGLRASHTADVFLDEVRVPGSCLLGGREKLDARLARAREGGKAKGQAAMATFEVSRPTVGAQALGIARAAYEYALDYAGEREAFGRPIIENQSIAFALADLRTEIEAVRLLIWQAAWMARNGQSFDAAQGSMSKLRAGELAVGAAEKAVQILGGAGYSREHPVERMYRDSKIYTIFEGTSEIQRLVIARAISGRHIR; encoded by the coding sequence ATGAGCCCCTTCTCCCTCCACCTCACCGAGGAGCAGCGCGACCTGCGCGACTGGGTCCACGGCTTCGCCGCCGACGTGGTGCGTCCCGCCGCGCCCGAATGGGACGAGCGCGAGGAGACGCCCTGGCCGGTGATCCGCGAGGCCGCCCGGATCGGCCTCTACGGGTTCGAGTCCCTGGCGGACATGTACGGCGACCCCACCGGCCTCTCGCTCCAGATCGCCAACGAGGAACTCTTCTGGGGCGACGCGGGCATCGGCATGGCCCTCTTCGGCACCTCGCTCGCGGTCGCCGGCATCTTCGCCGCCGGCACCCCCGACCAGCTCGCCGAATGGGTTCCCCAGTGCTTCGGCGACGAGTCCGACCCGAAGGTGGCCGCCTTCTGCGTCTCGGAGCCGGGCGCCGGCTCCGACGTCTCCGCCATGCGCACCCGGGCCCGGTACGACGAGGCGAAGGACGAGTGGGTGCTCAGCGGCCAGAAGGCGTGGATCACCAACGGAGGCATCGCGAACGTCCACGTCGTCGTCGCCTCCGTCGACTCCGGCCTGGGCGCGCGCGGTCAGGCGGCGTTCATCGTGCCGCCCGGCACCGCCGGGCTGGAGGGCGGCAAAAAGATCCGCAAGCTCGGTCTGCGGGCCTCGCACACCGCGGACGTCTTCCTCGACGAGGTGCGGGTGCCCGGCTCCTGCCTGCTCGGCGGCAGGGAGAAGCTCGACGCGCGCCTCGCCCGCGCCCGGGAGGGCGGGAAGGCCAAGGGGCAGGCGGCGATGGCGACCTTCGAGGTCAGCCGGCCCACCGTCGGCGCCCAGGCCCTGGGCATCGCCCGCGCCGCCTACGAGTACGCGCTCGACTACGCCGGGGAGCGGGAGGCGTTCGGCCGCCCGATCATCGAGAACCAGTCGATCGCCTTCGCCCTCGCCGACCTGCGGACGGAGATCGAGGCGGTGCGGCTGCTCATCTGGCAGGCCGCCTGGATGGCGCGCAACGGGCAGAGCTTCGACGCCGCGCAGGGGTCGATGTCCAAGCTGCGGGCCGGTGAGCTCGCGGTCGGCGCCGCGGAGAAGGCGGTGCAGATCCTGGGCGGCGCGGGGTACAGCCGCGAGCACCCCGTCGAGCGGATGTACCGCGACAGCAAGATCTACACGATCTTCGAGGGCACCAGCGAGATCCAGCGCCTGGTGATCGCCCGCGCGATCTCGGGCCGCCACATCCGCTGA
- a CDS encoding YchJ family protein, translating into MAPRIKRPGRAAPAALTAASPCPCGLPAAYGECCGRFHSGEEAAATAELLMRSRYSAFVARDAAYLLRTWHSSTRPPHLELDEAMRWSGLEITDTADGSAFHPRGTVTFRARYRHHGQRGELHERSEFAREGGAWVYVDGEFL; encoded by the coding sequence ATGGCACCTCGCATCAAGCGCCCCGGCCGCGCCGCCCCCGCCGCCCTCACCGCGGCGTCCCCCTGTCCCTGCGGCCTGCCCGCCGCGTACGGGGAGTGCTGCGGGCGCTTCCACAGCGGGGAGGAGGCGGCTGCCACGGCGGAGCTGCTGATGCGCTCCCGCTACAGCGCGTTCGTCGCCCGGGACGCGGCGTACCTGCTGCGCACCTGGCACTCGTCCACCCGGCCGCCCCACCTCGAACTGGACGAGGCGATGCGCTGGTCCGGTCTGGAGATCACGGACACCGCCGACGGGAGCGCCTTCCACCCGCGCGGCACGGTCACCTTCCGCGCCCGCTACCGCCACCACGGCCAGCGCGGCGAGCTCCACGAGCGCAGCGAGTTCGCCCGCGAGGGCGGGGCATGGGTGTACGTGGACGGGGAGTTCCTGTGA
- a CDS encoding 6-phospho-beta-glucosidase, which yields MKLTILGGGGFRVPLVYGALLADHGEGRVTEVTLHDTDPRRLDAVARVLAEQAGDDHAAPRVRVTTDLDEAVLHADFVFSAIRVGGLEGRAADERIALDEGVLGQETVGAGGVAYGLRTVPVAMDVARRVARLAPDAWVINFTNPAGLVTEAMSRVLGDRVIGICDSPVGLGRRVARVLGADPASAWIDYVGLNHLGWLRGLHVDGRDRLPDLLADDRALASVEEGRLFGTDWLRSIGAIPNEYLHYYYFNRETVRAYREAERTRGAFLHAQQAGFYDAMRRPGTPALATWRRTLAEREATYMAANREAAGAGARAEEDLESGGYEKVALALMRAIARDERATLILDVRNRGALGALDADAVVEVPCLVDANGAHPVAVAPLPLHAAGLVTAVKAVEREVLAAADSGSVSAAVRAFALHPLVDSVAVARRLVDAYRAGHPGLAYLTAR from the coding sequence ATGAAGCTCACGATTCTCGGCGGCGGCGGATTCCGGGTGCCTCTCGTGTACGGGGCGCTGCTGGCCGACCACGGTGAGGGCAGGGTCACCGAGGTGACGCTGCACGACACCGACCCCCGGCGCCTCGACGCCGTCGCCCGGGTCCTCGCCGAACAGGCGGGGGACGACCACGCGGCCCCGCGTGTGCGGGTGACCACCGACCTCGACGAGGCGGTGCTCCACGCGGACTTCGTGTTCTCGGCGATCCGCGTCGGCGGCCTGGAGGGCCGGGCGGCGGACGAGCGGATCGCGCTGGACGAGGGAGTGCTCGGGCAGGAGACCGTCGGCGCGGGAGGGGTGGCGTACGGGCTGCGCACGGTCCCCGTCGCGATGGACGTCGCCCGGCGCGTCGCACGCCTCGCGCCCGACGCCTGGGTCATCAACTTCACCAACCCGGCCGGCCTGGTGACCGAGGCCATGAGCCGGGTCCTGGGCGACCGGGTGATCGGCATCTGCGACTCCCCGGTCGGCCTCGGACGGCGCGTGGCCCGCGTCCTCGGCGCCGACCCGGCGTCGGCGTGGATCGACTACGTGGGGCTCAACCACCTCGGCTGGCTGCGGGGCCTGCACGTCGACGGCCGGGACCGGCTGCCCGACCTGCTGGCCGACGACCGGGCGCTGGCGTCGGTCGAGGAGGGCCGGCTGTTCGGCACGGACTGGCTGCGCTCGATCGGCGCGATCCCCAACGAGTACCTGCACTACTACTACTTCAACCGCGAGACCGTGCGCGCCTACCGGGAGGCCGAGCGGACCCGGGGCGCCTTCCTCCACGCGCAGCAGGCGGGCTTCTACGACGCGATGCGGCGGCCGGGCACTCCCGCGCTCGCGACCTGGCGCCGCACCCTCGCCGAGCGCGAGGCGACCTACATGGCCGCCAACCGGGAGGCGGCCGGGGCGGGGGCACGCGCCGAGGAGGACCTGGAGTCGGGCGGCTACGAGAAGGTGGCGCTCGCGCTGATGCGCGCCATCGCGCGGGACGAGCGGGCCACGCTCATCCTCGACGTACGCAACCGGGGCGCCCTCGGCGCGCTCGACGCGGACGCCGTCGTCGAGGTGCCCTGCCTGGTGGACGCCAACGGCGCGCACCCGGTCGCGGTGGCCCCGCTGCCCCTGCACGCCGCCGGTCTCGTCACCGCGGTCAAGGCGGTGGAGCGCGAGGTGCTGGCGGCGGCGGACAGCGGCTCCGTCTCGGCGGCGGTCCGGGCGTTCGCCCTGCACCCGCTGGTCGACTCGGTCGCGGTCGCGCGCCGCCTGGTCGACGCCTACCGGGCCGGGCACCCCGGGCTGGCGTACCTCACGGCCCGCTGA